In Gemmatimonas sp. UBA7669, one genomic interval encodes:
- the dusB gene encoding tRNA dihydrouridine synthase DusB, whose protein sequence is MVTHGRPESNSPARHALPVPTGCGSFNSMARKTFPFSVPNRTPLYLAPMAGISESPFRRLCHQHGADVVVTEFLSAEGIRRENQATISKLRFAPEERPIGVQIFGADPKAMADAAAMVTDLFAPDFVDINFGCPVKKVVRRNGGSGCLKDLDLVEDIIRAVSKATPLPVTVKTRSGWNEEMRDPVGIALRMQDAGARVFALHARTRTQMYSGSANWDEIAMVAQALDIPVLGNGDIKTPQDAKRMLDHTGADGIMIGRGSYGQPWIFRQARALFDGQPMPETPPVAERFAVALDHARMVQSYEVDAVGAALEFRKHLGWYVKGLPNSADLRARLHQVRDFAEVERIFTEYLAFYDEYAARGVPARDPDVSDLTCEAA, encoded by the coding sequence ATGGTAACACACGGACGCCCTGAGTCAAACAGTCCCGCCCGGCACGCGTTGCCCGTCCCAACCGGCTGTGGTAGCTTCAACTCCATGGCCCGCAAGACGTTCCCGTTTTCCGTCCCCAATCGGACTCCTTTATACCTGGCCCCGATGGCCGGGATATCAGAGTCCCCGTTCCGTCGCCTGTGTCACCAGCACGGGGCGGACGTGGTCGTGACGGAGTTCCTGTCGGCAGAAGGCATCCGCCGGGAGAACCAGGCCACCATCAGCAAGCTGCGCTTCGCGCCCGAAGAGCGGCCCATCGGCGTGCAGATCTTCGGGGCCGACCCCAAGGCCATGGCTGACGCGGCCGCCATGGTCACCGACCTGTTCGCACCGGACTTCGTCGACATCAACTTCGGTTGCCCGGTCAAGAAGGTGGTGCGTCGCAACGGCGGGTCCGGCTGCCTCAAGGATCTGGACCTGGTGGAGGACATCATCCGCGCCGTGTCCAAGGCCACACCATTGCCCGTCACGGTCAAGACGCGCAGCGGCTGGAACGAGGAGATGCGCGATCCGGTGGGCATCGCCCTCCGCATGCAGGACGCCGGCGCGCGGGTCTTTGCGCTGCACGCCCGTACCCGTACGCAGATGTACAGTGGCAGCGCGAATTGGGACGAGATCGCCATGGTGGCGCAGGCGCTCGACATCCCGGTCCTGGGCAACGGCGACATCAAGACGCCGCAGGATGCCAAACGCATGCTGGACCACACGGGCGCGGACGGCATCATGATCGGACGCGGGTCGTACGGCCAGCCGTGGATCTTCCGGCAGGCGCGTGCGCTGTTCGACGGTCAACCCATGCCGGAGACACCGCCGGTGGCCGAGCGCTTTGCGGTGGCGTTGGATCACGCGCGCATGGTGCAGTCGTATGAGGTGGACGCCGTGGGCGCCGCCCTCGAGTTCCGCAAGCACCTGGGCTGGTACGTGAAGGGACTGCCCAATTCGGCCGATCTGCGTGCCCGCCTGCATCAGGTGCGCGACTTTGCCGAGGTCGAGCGCATTTTCACGGAGTACCTCGCGTTCTACGACGAGTACGCGGCCCGCGGCGTGCCCGCGCGGGACCCGGATGTGTCCGACCTGACCTGCGAGGCGGCCTGA
- a CDS encoding PTS sugar transporter subunit IIA, translated as MELREFFSEDAVQLELQGTSKDEILKELIGLLKLDEKSEGMLFKMLKRRENLGSTGIGRGIAIPHCRSLVVNRLRVAFGRKRDGVDFKAIDDKPVNFFFLIVAPPLEVSNQYLPVLGKIAQFSKESDVPGRLLELNDPAQFMALLEEKRV; from the coding sequence ATGGAACTGCGCGAGTTCTTCTCCGAAGACGCTGTCCAGCTTGAGCTGCAAGGCACGAGCAAGGACGAAATTCTCAAGGAACTCATCGGGCTGCTCAAGCTCGATGAGAAGTCCGAGGGCATGCTGTTCAAGATGCTCAAGCGACGCGAAAACCTCGGCTCTACGGGGATCGGTCGTGGCATCGCGATCCCGCATTGCCGGTCGCTGGTCGTCAACCGCCTGCGTGTGGCCTTTGGTCGCAAGCGCGATGGCGTGGACTTCAAGGCCATCGACGACAAGCCGGTCAACTTCTTCTTCCTCATCGTCGCGCCGCCGCTCGAGGTCTCCAACCAGTACCTCCCGGTGCTAGGCAAGATCGCGCAGTTCAGCAAGGAGAGCGATGTGCCGGGACGCTTGCTCGAGTTGAACGACCCGGCGCAGTTCATGGCGTTGCTCGAAGAGAAGCGCGTCTAA
- a CDS encoding ATP-binding protein → MPGFSSPFRPGIRRQLALLAVALTVPLAVLAVVRAFERAQRERRDLAEQGRQAAIRATQLLDDDVTRARLLLAGASRVLDPRDQTTRSDSLILALFRDASSGFSNIWLSDVQGNVRGSLVPLTQFRRAASLATTDFFRDVEQSKQFTISQPVRSTIDSRAQWVIPFMQPVREAGTNTLLGYVGAGLRVDSMAAMRFMRDLPPNSVLTVLRADGRVFLRSLDLEHWIDRNFAESTAFKDDPKLPSTLWELRSLDGTNRIVAQQPMRTLAAMAYVGVPVTATLAQVQRRLRVDLLLGLLLIGGMSALALVFASRIAGPIEEVTSVATALAQGESGRRATVHGVTEVAELGRAMNAMADAVADREQALARSEARYRQLFATSPLPTVIWRLVDGRLEQMNDAARSFFGERVEVEGRTRILDLFVEGEHDRFAALPLPLESSTLRAGAWQVPDARGDIRTMELEIGRLERQDQTLAMGVLLDVTDRLRAEVALDQSRAALQQAKQLEALGAFAGGIAHDFNNYLSAIATNAELLRDAAALDDGERREASEILAAAQRASHLTRQILVFSRRQVVQEEPLDINAELRELEHLVARLVGDAVTVEIDGAPDLPAVMFSPERFEQVILNLAANARDAMPQGGRLTFTTRQRGDDRVTLDVSDSGQGIAADVLPRIFEPFFTTKSRDRGTGLGLAMVYSIVTGSRGDIRVTSAPGAGTTFHLTFPVAAQAIARESRVNQPAASMRGREHILVVEDDPAVRSATVALLARAGYQVSSASGAAEAEAALVSMDAPPHLLLSDVVMPEVSGPELVARVEQRYPDMRVVFMSGFADDDAVMRGVAARELALVAKPFSASELLGTIRRILDAAST, encoded by the coding sequence ATGCCTGGCTTCTCGAGCCCCTTTCGCCCCGGCATCCGTCGGCAGCTTGCACTGCTGGCGGTGGCCCTCACTGTTCCCCTGGCCGTTCTGGCAGTGGTACGGGCCTTCGAGCGCGCGCAACGTGAGCGGCGTGATCTGGCGGAGCAGGGCAGGCAGGCAGCCATTCGCGCCACGCAGCTGCTCGATGACGACGTGACCCGCGCCCGGCTGCTGCTCGCCGGTGCCTCGCGCGTTCTCGATCCGCGCGATCAGACGACGCGCAGCGACTCGCTCATCCTCGCGCTCTTTCGTGACGCCTCGAGTGGGTTCAGCAACATCTGGCTGTCGGACGTGCAGGGCAACGTACGCGGATCGCTGGTGCCACTCACGCAGTTCCGACGTGCGGCGTCGCTTGCGACCACGGACTTCTTTCGCGATGTCGAGCAATCGAAGCAGTTCACCATCAGCCAGCCGGTGCGCTCGACTATCGATTCCAGAGCGCAGTGGGTCATTCCCTTCATGCAGCCGGTGCGGGAGGCCGGTACGAACACCCTGCTGGGTTATGTGGGGGCCGGCCTTCGCGTGGATTCTATGGCGGCCATGCGATTCATGCGGGACCTGCCACCCAATTCGGTCCTGACCGTGCTGCGCGCAGACGGGCGCGTGTTCCTGCGCAGTCTCGATCTCGAACACTGGATCGACCGCAACTTCGCGGAATCCACGGCGTTCAAGGACGATCCCAAGCTGCCCTCCACGCTTTGGGAGCTTCGTTCACTCGATGGTACGAATCGCATCGTGGCGCAGCAACCCATGCGAACGCTTGCCGCCATGGCCTATGTTGGTGTGCCGGTTACGGCCACGCTGGCGCAAGTGCAGCGGCGGTTGCGTGTGGATCTGCTGCTTGGTCTCCTCCTCATCGGCGGCATGTCGGCGCTGGCCTTGGTGTTCGCATCGCGCATTGCGGGCCCCATTGAAGAGGTGACCTCGGTAGCGACGGCACTCGCGCAAGGCGAGTCAGGTCGTCGCGCCACGGTGCACGGCGTCACGGAAGTTGCAGAGCTTGGCCGCGCAATGAACGCCATGGCGGACGCCGTTGCGGACCGTGAGCAGGCACTGGCCCGCAGTGAAGCGCGATATCGGCAACTGTTTGCCACCAGTCCCCTGCCCACCGTGATCTGGCGACTGGTCGACGGACGACTCGAGCAGATGAATGATGCGGCGCGCAGTTTCTTCGGCGAACGAGTCGAGGTGGAGGGACGCACACGCATTCTCGATCTGTTTGTCGAAGGGGAGCATGATCGGTTTGCCGCGCTGCCCTTGCCGCTTGAATCCAGCACGCTGCGCGCCGGAGCCTGGCAGGTACCTGATGCGCGCGGTGACATACGTACCATGGAGCTCGAAATCGGACGACTGGAACGTCAAGACCAGACGTTGGCCATGGGCGTGCTGCTCGACGTTACTGATCGTCTGCGCGCGGAGGTGGCACTCGACCAGTCTCGCGCAGCACTGCAGCAGGCGAAGCAGCTCGAAGCGCTCGGCGCATTTGCCGGCGGCATTGCCCACGACTTCAACAACTATCTGTCGGCCATTGCCACCAATGCCGAGCTGTTGCGTGATGCCGCGGCCTTGGATGACGGGGAACGACGAGAAGCCTCCGAGATTCTTGCCGCGGCGCAGCGCGCGTCGCATCTCACGCGACAGATTCTGGTGTTCAGCCGGCGCCAGGTCGTGCAGGAAGAACCGCTCGACATCAACGCGGAACTGCGCGAGCTCGAGCATCTCGTGGCCCGACTGGTTGGTGATGCGGTGACGGTCGAGATCGATGGTGCGCCCGACCTTCCCGCCGTGATGTTCTCCCCCGAACGCTTCGAGCAGGTCATTCTCAACCTGGCCGCCAATGCCCGCGACGCGATGCCGCAGGGCGGTCGCCTGACGTTCACCACGCGTCAACGCGGCGATGATCGGGTGACACTCGACGTGTCAGACAGTGGGCAGGGCATTGCTGCCGACGTGCTGCCGCGCATCTTCGAGCCGTTCTTCACCACCAAATCGCGCGACCGCGGAACCGGACTCGGTCTGGCCATGGTGTACAGCATCGTGACCGGATCCCGCGGCGACATTCGAGTCACCAGCGCCCCCGGGGCCGGCACGACGTTTCATCTGACCTTCCCGGTGGCTGCGCAGGCGATTGCGCGTGAGTCGCGCGTCAATCAGCCCGCGGCGTCCATGCGCGGGCGTGAACACATTCTGGTGGTCGAGGATGATCCGGCCGTGCGCTCAGCCACCGTGGCCCTATTGGCACGGGCCGGCTATCAGGTGTCGTCCGCGTCTGGTGCCGCCGAGGCCGAGGCCGCGCTCGTGTCCATGGACGCGCCACCACATCTGCTGCTCAGCGATGTCGTCATGCCCGAGGTGTCAGGTCCTGAGCTCGTAGCGCGTGTCGAGCAGCGTTATCCGGACATGCGCGTGGTCTTCATGAGCGGATTCGCGGACGACGATGCCGTCATGCGCGGGGTCGCGGCGCGTGAGCTCGCGCTGGTCGCCAAGCCATTCAGTGCCAGTGAACTACTGGGAACGATACGGCGCATACTCGACGCGGCGTCCACGTAG
- a CDS encoding MATE family efflux transporter gives MSTTGRARGWQQDLRDMAQVAAPIVLINVGIQAMGLVDTLMVGRLGGAAIAAVALGNFYFFNVSVFGIGLLFALDPVVAQAVGAGDSEAVARGVQRGLLMASAVAVVVMLALLPGEWVLSSLRQPPEVVSETAVYARRRLLGAVPFFVFNVFRQTLQAMGPTRPIIAAALVANLVNALANWLLIEGRGGFPALGVEGAGYATAISMWVMCIVLGWLAWPLLRPTLRPWRAAVWDAAPMRRMLRIGAPIGTQWFFESFAFGLTALFMGWMGTAALAGHEIALSMAAMTFMVPLGISGAAAAVVGRAIGRGDLSSARSDAVAAIVCGVGFMCISAIVFILAPEWLATRYTTESATVAVAVALIPLAGWFQIFDGLQAVTSGVLRGVGDTRIPAVLHMVAFWGIGVPLGYVLGFHTGYRERGLWIGLVAGLAAAALLQSARVWLRLRAPIRRVVVDH, from the coding sequence ATGAGCACGACGGGACGCGCGCGCGGGTGGCAGCAGGACCTGCGTGACATGGCGCAGGTGGCCGCGCCCATCGTGCTCATCAACGTGGGCATCCAGGCCATGGGCCTCGTGGATACGCTCATGGTTGGTCGCCTCGGCGGCGCGGCCATCGCCGCCGTGGCCTTGGGGAACTTCTATTTCTTCAATGTCAGCGTCTTCGGCATCGGCCTGCTTTTCGCACTCGATCCGGTGGTGGCGCAGGCTGTTGGGGCCGGGGACTCCGAGGCCGTGGCGCGTGGCGTGCAGCGCGGTCTCCTCATGGCCAGCGCAGTGGCCGTGGTGGTGATGCTCGCGCTGTTGCCTGGCGAGTGGGTGCTGAGTTCACTGCGCCAACCGCCCGAGGTGGTGAGCGAAACGGCCGTCTACGCGCGTCGGCGCTTGCTGGGCGCCGTGCCGTTCTTTGTGTTCAATGTGTTTCGCCAGACGCTGCAGGCCATGGGGCCAACGCGCCCCATTATTGCTGCGGCACTGGTCGCCAATCTGGTCAATGCCTTGGCCAACTGGCTGCTCATCGAGGGCCGTGGGGGATTTCCGGCCCTTGGAGTGGAGGGTGCGGGCTACGCCACGGCCATATCCATGTGGGTGATGTGCATCGTGCTCGGCTGGCTGGCCTGGCCGCTGCTCCGTCCGACCCTCAGGCCATGGCGCGCCGCAGTGTGGGATGCAGCCCCGATGCGGCGCATGCTTCGCATTGGGGCGCCAATCGGAACGCAGTGGTTCTTCGAGAGCTTTGCGTTCGGGCTCACGGCCCTGTTCATGGGCTGGATGGGCACGGCGGCCCTCGCAGGCCACGAGATTGCGCTCAGCATGGCGGCCATGACGTTCATGGTGCCCCTTGGTATCAGCGGGGCGGCAGCAGCCGTGGTGGGTCGCGCCATCGGCCGCGGCGATCTGTCCTCGGCGCGCAGCGATGCCGTCGCCGCCATTGTGTGCGGTGTGGGCTTCATGTGCATCAGCGCGATCGTGTTCATCCTTGCCCCGGAGTGGCTGGCCACCCGGTACACCACCGAGTCGGCAACGGTGGCAGTGGCGGTGGCCCTCATTCCACTCGCTGGCTGGTTCCAGATCTTCGACGGACTCCAGGCCGTCACCAGTGGAGTGTTGCGTGGCGTGGGTGACACCCGCATTCCGGCTGTCCTGCACATGGTGGCCTTCTGGGGCATCGGCGTGCCGCTGGGCTATGTCCTGGGCTTCCACACCGGCTACCGGGAGCGCGGGCTCTGGATCGGCCTGGTGGCTGGTCTGGCGGCGGCGGCGCTGTTGCAGAGCGCCCGCGTCTGGCTGCGTCTTCGAGCGCCCATTCGCCGTGTGGTGGTAGACCACTAA
- a CDS encoding amidohydrolase family protein, which yields MSVLPLLVALSVAGPLTSVLEAQTAAQGTAPTHGVRPRRLAIRGAMVVEGNGTPAEGPKDIIIEGNRIVQIVSLDPVAMQSGTARRPPADVEIDARGKYVVPGLINLHGHVQDERGGIAQPLDYQFKLWLGMGVTTVRDVSSETPKTLALRARSLNGEVMAPRFYVYARYAYMPVPQNEADARQRVRDLKAQGVDGLKLFGMDKDVYGAVLDEARKQGLRVAHHMAVDETNALDAAAHGLTSIEHWYGVPDAAIPDGVQHFPSNFNYADEGMRFRLAGRLWREADPARLQDVLKAMVKGGVAWNPTLDIYEASRDLQRAETQPWYAEYLHPTLEKFFKPDPANHGSYFANWSSTDEAYWKENYRIWFQAVRDFERLGGVIGAGEDAGFIYQIYGFGLIRELELHQEAGFQPLKVLQHVTANNAAILGEGQRLGRVRPGYLADLVVVNGNPLEDLKVFYPPRADAAAGPGGGVAWTIKDGIPYDAPRLLREVRELVLNAKQNTGAKPSR from the coding sequence GTGTCCGTCCTGCCGTTGCTCGTCGCACTCAGCGTGGCTGGACCGCTCACGAGTGTGCTTGAGGCGCAGACGGCCGCGCAAGGTACGGCACCGACGCACGGCGTCCGTCCGCGCCGTCTGGCCATTCGCGGCGCCATGGTGGTGGAAGGCAACGGCACCCCGGCCGAGGGGCCCAAGGACATCATCATTGAAGGCAATCGGATCGTGCAGATCGTGAGTCTCGATCCGGTGGCCATGCAAAGCGGGACGGCGCGCCGTCCACCCGCCGACGTCGAAATCGACGCGCGCGGCAAGTACGTGGTGCCGGGCCTCATCAACCTGCACGGTCACGTGCAGGACGAGCGCGGCGGTATCGCGCAGCCTCTCGACTATCAGTTCAAGTTGTGGCTGGGCATGGGCGTGACCACGGTGCGTGATGTGTCCAGCGAAACGCCAAAGACGCTGGCGCTCAGGGCGCGCAGTCTGAACGGGGAGGTCATGGCGCCGCGCTTCTACGTGTATGCGCGCTACGCCTACATGCCGGTACCGCAGAACGAGGCCGACGCGCGGCAGCGCGTGCGCGATCTCAAGGCGCAGGGTGTGGACGGTCTCAAGCTGTTTGGCATGGACAAGGACGTGTATGGTGCGGTGCTCGACGAAGCGCGCAAGCAGGGCCTGCGTGTGGCGCATCACATGGCCGTGGACGAAACCAATGCGCTGGATGCGGCCGCGCACGGCCTCACGTCCATCGAGCATTGGTACGGTGTGCCGGATGCCGCGATTCCCGATGGCGTGCAGCACTTCCCGTCCAACTTCAACTATGCCGACGAGGGCATGCGCTTTCGTCTGGCGGGTCGCCTCTGGCGTGAAGCCGATCCGGCGCGCCTGCAGGATGTGCTCAAGGCCATGGTGAAGGGCGGCGTGGCGTGGAACCCCACCCTCGACATCTACGAGGCCAGCCGCGACCTCCAGCGCGCCGAAACGCAGCCGTGGTACGCCGAGTATCTGCATCCAACGTTGGAGAAGTTCTTCAAGCCGGACCCGGCCAACCACGGGTCGTACTTCGCCAACTGGAGCAGCACCGATGAAGCCTACTGGAAAGAGAACTACCGGATCTGGTTTCAGGCCGTGCGTGACTTCGAGCGACTTGGCGGAGTAATCGGGGCAGGGGAGGACGCAGGCTTCATCTATCAGATTTACGGCTTCGGTCTCATTCGCGAACTCGAGTTGCATCAGGAAGCGGGATTCCAGCCGCTCAAGGTGCTGCAGCACGTCACCGCCAACAACGCCGCGATTCTCGGAGAGGGACAGCGGCTCGGCCGTGTTCGCCCGGGCTATCTGGCGGACCTCGTGGTCGTGAACGGCAACCCACTGGAGGACCTCAAGGTCTTCTATCCGCCGCGTGCCGATGCGGCGGCAGGGCCGGGTGGCGGTGTGGCCTGGACCATCAAGGATGGCATTCCCTATGACGCACCGCGTCTGTTGCGTGAGGTGCGTGAGCTGGTGCTGAACGCGAAGCAGAACACCGGGGCGAAACCATCGCGATGA
- the guaA gene encoding glutamine-hydrolyzing GMP synthase, translating to MAHATDSRILILDCGSQFTQLIARRVREARVYSEIHPPTKSLDWIRAWKPTGIILSGGPSSVTDADAPTVPRELLDIAPVLGVCYGMQLIAHLEGGAVVGGGRREYGRAEVTIDEAAGMFAGFTAGEKTTVWMSHGDHVETVPPGYVATAHSGSTCAGFRHATKPIHAVQFHAEVHHSARGAEIIENFLFTVCHCTPDWTPGHFIDQEVARIRELVGDRQVICGLSGGVDSSVAAALVHKAIGDQLTCIFVDTGLLRLHEREQVERTMGAHLGIRLITVRAEERFLSALAGVGEPERKRKIIGEHFIRVFESASAEAGKDAAFLVQGTLYPDVIESVSAKGGPSATIKTHHNVGGLPKDMKFALIEPLRELFKDEVRNVGRELGLPEEMVGRHPFPGPGLAIRVLGEVTPAALDMLRRADAIYLEEIRAAGLYPDIWQAFAVFLPVRSVGVMGDGRTYEHVIALRAVTSTDGMTADWYAFPHEVLGRISSRIINEVDGVNRVVYDVSSKPPATIEWE from the coding sequence ATGGCGCACGCAACCGACAGCCGCATCCTCATTCTCGACTGCGGCTCACAGTTCACGCAGCTCATTGCGCGCCGCGTCCGTGAAGCCCGCGTGTATTCGGAGATTCACCCGCCGACCAAGTCTCTCGACTGGATTCGCGCGTGGAAGCCGACCGGCATCATTCTCTCGGGTGGCCCGAGTTCCGTGACTGACGCCGACGCGCCGACGGTCCCGCGCGAGCTGCTCGACATCGCGCCCGTGCTCGGGGTGTGCTACGGCATGCAGCTCATTGCCCATCTCGAGGGTGGCGCGGTGGTCGGGGGCGGCCGCCGGGAATATGGACGGGCCGAGGTCACGATCGACGAAGCCGCCGGCATGTTTGCGGGCTTCACCGCGGGCGAAAAGACCACCGTGTGGATGAGCCACGGCGATCATGTGGAGACGGTGCCGCCTGGCTACGTGGCCACAGCGCATAGCGGCAGCACCTGTGCGGGATTCCGTCATGCCACCAAGCCGATTCATGCGGTGCAGTTTCACGCCGAGGTGCACCACAGCGCACGTGGTGCGGAAATCATCGAGAACTTCCTGTTCACGGTATGTCACTGCACGCCGGACTGGACGCCGGGGCATTTCATTGATCAGGAAGTCGCGCGCATCCGCGAGCTGGTGGGCGACCGACAGGTGATTTGTGGTCTGTCCGGCGGTGTGGACTCCAGTGTGGCGGCGGCTCTCGTGCACAAGGCCATCGGCGATCAGCTCACCTGCATCTTCGTGGATACGGGCCTGCTGCGCCTGCATGAGCGTGAACAGGTGGAGCGCACCATGGGCGCGCATCTTGGCATCCGGCTCATCACGGTGCGCGCCGAAGAGCGCTTCCTTTCCGCGCTGGCCGGTGTGGGCGAGCCCGAGCGCAAGCGCAAGATCATTGGCGAGCACTTCATTCGTGTGTTCGAAAGCGCATCGGCCGAAGCCGGCAAGGATGCGGCGTTTCTGGTGCAGGGCACGCTCTATCCCGATGTCATCGAGTCGGTCAGCGCCAAGGGTGGTCCCTCGGCCACCATCAAGACCCATCACAACGTCGGTGGTCTGCCCAAGGACATGAAGTTCGCGCTCATCGAACCGCTGCGTGAACTGTTCAAGGACGAAGTGCGCAACGTGGGACGCGAGCTGGGGCTGCCCGAGGAAATGGTGGGCCGTCATCCGTTCCCGGGCCCCGGGCTCGCCATTCGTGTGCTGGGTGAAGTCACGCCGGCGGCACTCGACATGCTGCGCCGCGCCGATGCCATCTACCTCGAGGAGATCCGCGCGGCGGGATTGTACCCCGATATCTGGCAGGCGTTTGCCGTATTTCTCCCCGTGCGTTCGGTTGGCGTGATGGGCGATGGTCGCACGTACGAGCACGTGATTGCGTTGCGCGCCGTGACGAGCACCGACGGCATGACGGCCGATTGGTATGCCTTCCCGCACGAAGTACTGGGCCGAATCTCCAGTCGCATCATCAACGAAGTGGACGGCGTCAATCGTGTGGTGTATGACGTCAGCTCCAAGCCCCCCGCCACCATCGAGTGGGAGTGA
- a CDS encoding metallophosphoesterase family protein, translating to MRIGLLSDTHDRVPAVRALLEQMLAGGVSLVMHAGDYCSPFSLQPFQDLSLPLLGVFGRNDGDRDALVAAARTGFGAAELYESPHSFDLGGKSVLLIHDLADVHQRSIDGHEVIVHGFTHIPEMKSRGDSLLVNPGEGCGWLHGAPTGAILDLETKAVEFLKLTGPEWKS from the coding sequence ATGCGCATTGGCCTGCTGTCCGACACGCACGACCGTGTGCCCGCTGTGCGGGCCCTGCTGGAGCAGATGCTGGCTGGCGGCGTGTCGCTGGTGATGCACGCTGGCGACTACTGCTCCCCGTTTTCGCTGCAACCGTTTCAGGATCTGTCACTGCCGTTGCTTGGCGTGTTTGGCCGCAACGACGGCGACCGTGATGCACTCGTGGCCGCGGCGCGCACCGGCTTCGGCGCTGCCGAGCTGTACGAGTCGCCGCACAGCTTTGATCTGGGCGGCAAGTCCGTGCTGCTCATTCACGATCTCGCCGATGTGCATCAGCGCAGCATCGACGGCCACGAGGTCATCGTCCACGGCTTCACGCACATCCCCGAGATGAAGTCGCGCGGCGATTCGCTGCTGGTCAACCCCGGTGAAGGCTGCGGCTGGCTGCACGGCGCGCCCACCGGCGCCATTCTCGATCTCGAGACCAAGGCGGTGGAATTCCTCAAGCTCACCGGACCGGAGTGGAAGTCCTGA
- the lysA gene encoding diaminopimelate decarboxylase, with protein sequence MGALVLTPADGAPSVTASGFVRRDGVLHAEQVPLPAIAAAEGTPAYVYSASTIRARYRVLDEAFAGVDHHIHFAVKANSNLAVLGLLRELGAGVDIVSGGELQRALAAGFRGADVVFSGVGKTVEEIDMALAAGVRLINIESEAELEVVNARAALRGVVAPIAIRVNPEVTVDTPHAYIKTGEKGQKFGIPRDDVTRLLGVIAERPHVTLRGLGMHLGSQISNAVPLRDALPRLLEAVAQARALGHALQFIDVGGGLSVPYAPGEQPVDLPDYATAVRAAVAGTGLTLLLEPGRFLVAEAGVLLTTVLYRKHAAGKDFVVTDAGMSDLIRPALYQAYHGIEAVHESAERLTADVVGPICESGDFFAKDRELPAVRTGDLLVLQTAGAYAFSMASNYNTRPRPVEVLVDGERFAVVGARETFDDLVRRERLSPEWRSV encoded by the coding sequence GTGGGCGCGCTCGTACTGACGCCCGCCGACGGCGCCCCGTCGGTGACGGCCAGCGGCTTCGTACGCCGCGACGGCGTGCTGCACGCGGAGCAGGTGCCGCTGCCCGCCATCGCGGCGGCTGAGGGCACCCCGGCCTACGTATACAGCGCCTCAACCATCCGGGCACGCTATCGGGTCCTCGACGAGGCCTTCGCGGGTGTGGATCATCACATCCACTTTGCGGTCAAGGCCAACTCCAATCTGGCCGTGCTCGGACTGTTGCGTGAACTCGGTGCGGGTGTGGACATCGTGTCGGGCGGCGAACTGCAGCGCGCGCTGGCTGCCGGCTTTCGCGGCGCGGACGTCGTGTTCAGCGGCGTTGGCAAGACCGTCGAGGAAATCGACATGGCGCTGGCTGCCGGCGTCCGCCTCATCAACATCGAGTCGGAAGCCGAGCTCGAGGTGGTCAACGCGCGTGCCGCGCTGCGTGGTGTGGTGGCGCCCATTGCCATCCGCGTGAATCCTGAAGTCACGGTGGATACGCCACACGCGTACATCAAGACCGGCGAGAAGGGCCAGAAGTTCGGCATCCCACGCGACGACGTCACGCGACTGCTCGGCGTGATTGCCGAACGTCCGCATGTGACCCTGCGCGGTCTCGGCATGCACCTGGGTTCGCAGATCAGCAATGCCGTGCCGCTGCGTGACGCCCTGCCGCGCCTGCTCGAGGCGGTGGCGCAGGCTCGCGCCCTGGGGCACGCGCTGCAATTCATCGACGTGGGCGGTGGCCTGTCGGTTCCGTATGCACCGGGTGAGCAGCCGGTCGATTTGCCGGACTACGCGACAGCCGTTCGCGCCGCGGTTGCGGGGACCGGACTCACGCTGTTGCTGGAACCCGGTCGATTTCTCGTGGCTGAAGCCGGTGTGCTGCTGACCACGGTGCTCTACCGCAAGCACGCCGCCGGCAAGGACTTCGTGGTGACGGACGCCGGCATGAGTGATCTCATCCGGCCGGCATTGTACCAGGCTTATCATGGCATTGAGGCCGTGCACGAGTCTGCGGAACGCCTCACGGCTGACGTCGTCGGCCCCATCTGCGAATCGGGCGACTTCTTCGCCAAGGACCGCGAACTGCCCGCGGTTCGCACGGGGGATCTGCTCGTGCTGCAGACCGCCGGCGCGTACGCCTTTTCGATGGCATCCAACTACAACACCCGCCCGCGACCGGTGGAAGTGCTCGTTGATGGTGAGCGCTTCGCGGTGGTGGGCGCACGCGAAACGTTCGACGACCTCGTTCGCCGCGAGCGTCTTTCCCCAGAGTGGAGATCCGTCTGA